GAATAGCCGAGATTAGAGCAAAAGTTCAGTCAGAGGCGGGGTAATCAAACTCCCACTCCCTCGGTGTCATTTTGCAATGATTCAATACGTTTGGGTTCCGCTAAAGGTGGTCGTATTGTAGTAGATCGCCATCCGACCACCTCCGCCGCCACCAGCTCCGCTCGTGGTATGCACACTGCCACCATCCACAGACATGGTTCCAGTTCCGGCGAGCGTGCCTGCGGCGATCATAATAGATCCACCAGAGCCACCCCCAACGGCAATACAACAGCCCATCGTATAACCCTTTGCGAGGATTCCGCCGTCGACAGTGAGTGTTCCTGTAACTCGTATGCGCGCCACTCCGCCGCCTGCTCCCTGACTCCAATAATCAACGTGATCTCCTGCCGAACCATAGCCACCAGATCCCCAGTCAGTTGGGTCCGTATTAGATCCGTAAACAGTGCCTCCGGTCGAACCACCCATTCCGCCATATCCCCCGCCTTTGTAGGCCGTATTCGTCGCGCCCGGACCAAAAGTGGCACTATATCCCATACCCGAAACGTTTATAGAACTGCCGCTACCAATGGCAAGATTCGAAGCATTTATATAAAGCTTTTGAAGCGGAGTTCCTCTAAAGCCCTCGTGGGTCATTACTGCTGTTCCAGATAGGACAATATCTCCATACGTTGCGTTTGCAGATGTGGGGTAGATGGTTCCCCCCGACGCTTGAAGCAACGGAATATTCACAGTCCCAACAACCTTTAACGACCCGCCCGTCATCGAAACACTAGAAACAATCGCTGAATCCTGTATATGAGCTGAACCAGTGTTAACGGTCAAATTCGCCAGTGTCGCAGAAGAGCTGACTGTGAGTAATCCCCCATCGACAACAATGGGTGTGCTAAAGGTCCCTGACGACAGCGTCACGTTGACGTATCCACCCAGATTGAGTGAAGCCAAGGTCGGCAAGCCTGCAATAGATACGGAGGCATTCGACTCAAGTGTATTACTGATCAAGAGTGAGCCCACCGAAGTGGTACCATTGTATGAGGTCGTGTATACGGTTCCGGCTCCCCCATTATAGGCAGTGGATGAGCAGCATGTATCGCCGTACCCACCGCCGACAGTTTTATATATTGAACCAGTGACGGTGCCTTCAATGACAATTCGGCCACCTGCTCCTCCGCCTGAGTTAGCAACGCCAGTTCCTCCGGCAACAGTGAGATTTCCCCAACCAGGTGAAACTCCAACAAGCGATGGGGCCTTCAGAATTATGGTGCCACCAGCGCCGCCTCCTCCTGTTGTACCGTTAGAGCCTCGCGCAGAAATCGAATTACTATAACCAAGAAAGTTGACAGCAGGAAACTGAGCCGTTAATGATTGTAGGATTTTAGACAAGGGTAAGGAGACCTGTGATTTTGGCGCCTCGTTAGAAGTACAAGAATTGAGCAAAATCAATGATGCGCAAAATACGGTCCACTTTATCAACGCCATAGACTCTCTTCGGCAGAGAAGAAAAGACAATCTACTGACGCTTGGATGACGTTTCAAATTAGATCAGCTTCTTGATTAGTTGAGTCTCAGTTTAGTGATCTGTCTCCATTTGAGATTTCAAAAACTGGTTCACTTAAGCCTCCGAGGGCCCAAAGGTCGTGCTTTTACTGGAATAGGGAGCTAGAGATCACTTAATCACGCCCGAGAAGCTAGGTCCTTGAACGTGAATCGTGACCATGCTACGAAAGCCAGATAGTTTCTAGGAGGTTTTGTGAAAAAGGTGTTTCTGTTTTCGATCGTGTTGTTTTTAGGGGCCGCCTCAATTGCGAAGGCCATCGACATCGAAGAGGTTGTAAAATCACTAAAGGGTGACGGCCTCATTGGCGAAATTCACGGAGCAAACTCTGTTAACGGTTACTATGTGTTTACAGTTCGCGGGGCTCATTTTTTTGACTTTGAACACTTCTCGCTGATTGGCTCTAACTCACAAAATGAAACTGTTCTTCAGTCGCTCCAACGACATGACCTTGTGAAACTCAAGGGCGTGATTACAGATATCAGGCGACCTCAAAAGCATATCCTCGCGACTTCAATTGAGATAGTTCGAAAGACTGACATAGAGCTCCCTGACAGGAGGCAGCAGGTTGTCGTTCCCCGGGATTTAATGGGATTGAAGGAATTTGTTGGCAAGGTACACGCCACCGCAAATCAGGGTCGAGTTCTCGTGTTAGAATACGGCGATGCCGTGATTCCCGTTCCAGTAGAAGAGCGGCATCTGGGTTTTACGAGATCTCTCAATCGTGGTGACAAAGTTAAAGTTCGTTATCAACTACGTAGCCATCCCGGACGACCACAGCATATTGTTCTAGATTCTACTTCTGAAAACCCAATTGAAGTTGTTGGTGCCATCGGCCCTGATCACGGCACAGAAATGACTATCGAAGGAGCTTTAGTTCTATTTCCTAAGAGTCCTCAAGTTCTCTTTGATGTTTATGCCATCCAGACGCAAATCGGAGATGGCGTCGTCCGCGACTACACTCTTATTAACTTTGAAAAGCCCGAGCTTTTTAAAGAAATCCGCGAAAAATGCGAACTCGCATGGAAAAGCGCTCCCCAAGTGTCAGTTGAAAATGCTCGCAACAAACTGATCAATCCAAAAATTAGCGCAAAGGTCACTGGAGTTATAAACTACGTTGACCCGAACCAAGCAAATCCACAGGTCATCATCGAAGATGCAAACCAATTGTCTTTTACCGTCGAGCCTTAGCTTGTTACCACTTTAGCTTATTGTTACTTTAACCTATTGTAACAGAGAAGAGACCTGAGAAGAATTCGAGAAACATGGCCAACCTTTTTCAAATCCAAAATATGAGCAAGTCTTACGGATTGAAGACTCTTTTCGAAAGGGCCTCGTTCGCTGTCAACGAAGGGGAGCATATTGGAGTCATAGGGCCAAACGGAGCCGGCAAAACAACTCTCTTTAAAATTCTCATCGGACAAGAGTCCTATGATTCCGGACAAATTGTTAAAAGAAATGGTTTGAGATTTGGTCATCTTCCGCAAACTGACGACTGGCAAGACTCAGAAACTGTGGAGTCCTACGTGAACCGTGGCAGCTTCATGCCATCTTGGTCGCTAAAATCTTTAGGACGAGCGCTAGGTCTTTCCAATGATCTCTTTGAATCTCATGTTACCTCTCTTAGTGGAGGCTACCGCATGCGCTGTAAGTTGCTTCGGGTGTTGGGCGCTGAACCAGATCTGCTATTATTAGATGAGCCAACAAACTATTTGGATCTAGAGTCATTGCTCGCACTCGAAAACTTTCTGCAGGCTTATTCGAAGTCTTTCTTATTGATCTCTCACGATCGGGAGTTTCTGAGGCGAACGACAGATCACATTGTTGAAGTTGAGCTTGGCGACATCACAAAATACAATGGTTCGCTTGATGACTATCTTGAGCAAAAGGAACTCTTGAGGGGTCAGCTCGAAGCGCGCGCTCAGTCTCTAGATGAGAAACGTAAGGTTATTTTAGATTTTGCCGCCCGTTTTGGCGCAAAAGCATCTAAGGCCAAACAAGCTCAATCAAAGTTAAAATCCTTAGAAAAGATGGAATCTATAGAACTAAAAGCTTTGCCATCTGTAGCAAAAATTCAGCTCCCTGCTCCCACCGCCACCGGAAAGCAAATACTTAGCATCGAATCGGCACGCCTTGGCTATGGTGAAAAGACTGTGCTTCAAAACGTAAACCTGAATCTTGTTCGAGGCGATCACCTCGCCGTTGTGGGGTATAACGGTGCCGGAAAGTCCACTTTGCTCAAAGCAATGGCAAATATTCTCAAGCCGCTTAGTGGATCTATTGAGTATGGTCACAATGTAACCTTAGGCTACTTTGCCCAACATGTAGCCGAATCTCTTGACCCTCAGCAATCGGTAATGGAGGCCATGTCACGACTTGCTCATCCCACTGTGAAGCCACAAGAGGTTTTAAATATGGCGGGCTCTCTACTTTTCTCCGGTGATGACGTACGCAAAAAGATTTCTGTTCTCTCTGGCGGAGAAAAATCTCGGGTCGCACTTGGCCAAATTTTGTTGAAAAAATCCCCGTTCATAATACTGGACGAGCCAACCAACCATCTTGATTTTCAGACTGTCGAAGGATTAACCCAGTCCCTTAACGAATATAAAGGCACGATTGTTTTTGTAAGTCATGACAGAGGTTTTGTTCAGCGCGTGGCCACCAAAATTTTAGAAATAAAGGATGGTGCGGCGACTCCTTATCACGGCACCTATGACGAATACGTGTGGAGCTGTCAAAAAGGCGTGCTTGCACTTCGCGGCGCAAACACGGAGGCGAATGCCACAGGTGATAACAGCGCCAATAATAGCCAGTCAGCAGAGAAATGGGATTCTTCGGACAAAAAACCTAATCACAAAGATACTCAAAAGAAGCTGCGCCTGCTAGAACGTCGTCTGATTCAGATCGAAAGTGAAACCAAATCAAATTCACAAGAAGTAGCCCGTCTCAACAGTGACCTTTGTGATCCCTCTCTTTCTAAAGAGCGCTCGCAGGAACTACTCAGCGAGCTCGAGCGCACCACAACAGCGACAGCAATGCTCGAAGACGAATGGCTAGACGTGACCACCCAAATCGAATCTCTCAAGTAGGATGGCAGTTGCCCGGTGGGAGCAATTGAGCGCTATGAGGTCGCCGATTTGTCGCATCAAAGTTTCTGGAAGCCTTTTCGCTATATCAGGTGCAGAATCATAGGACTATGAAGCTTTATGACAACGCACGAGTTTTTATCCAAGGCGGAGCCGCAACTCCGCTGAGGCTTATAGATCTCCTTTGTGAGCAACTTCCGAAACACACCGGTATTGAAGTTGTTCATCTTCACACTGAAGGACCGGCCAAATACGCAAACCCAGAATTTCGTGATCATATTAAAATCACAAACCTGTTCGTCGGCGCTAACCTTAGAAAGAAACTCGACTACTCGCGAATTGATTACCTACCCTGCTTCCTCTCAGAAATCCCGAGGCTGTTTCGCTCAGGCAAGTTCCCGATTGATCTTGCACTTGTTCACGTGTCACCTCCTGACAAGAATGGTTACTGTAGTCTTGGCGTGAGCGTCGATGTTGTCCGAGCCGCCAGCGAGTCGGCCAAATATATTATCGCGCAAATTAATCCCCGGATGCCCCGCGTACACGGAGACTCATTTATTCACATATCAAAGTTTTTCGAAATAGTTGAAGTGACGGAAGAGCTCCCAGATTGCTCTCCTGCGAAGGCTAGCGCTGAAGAGCAAAAAATCGGAAGAAACGTCGCTTCTTTGATCGAGGATGGCGCCACTTTGCAAATGGGAATCGGGGCCATACCCAATTCTGTTCTCTCTTCTCTTCATGATAGGAAGCACTTGGGCGTTCACACCGAAATGTGGTCCGATGGACTTTTGGAACTGCTTAAAAGCGGAGTCGTTGATAACTCAAAGAAAAAGCTCCATCCCGGCAAAACAGTGTCTGGATTTGTGATGGGATCTCGCAAGCTCTACGACTTTATCGATGATAACCCATCGGTTGTTCAATTAGACATCGAGTATGTGAACAACCCAATCAATATCGCGCGCAACCCTAAAGTTGTAGCTATCAATTCAGCCGTCGAGGTTGATCTCACTGGTCAAGTTTGTGCGGATTCTGTTGGGCGAAAAATCATATCGGGTGTTGGCGGTCAGATGGATTTTATGAGAGGCGCGGCTTTATCAACTGGGGGCAAGCCCATCATTGCGATAACAAGCCGCACACGCTCAGGAAGTTCTCGGATTGTCAGTACCTTGCAGCCCGGAGCTGGCGTTGTTACCACGCGCTCTCATGTTCATTATGTTGTTACAGAGTACGGCGTTGCCGATCTTTATGGTAAAACTTTGGGTGAACGAGCCAAAGCACTTATTGCGATCGCACATCCTGAAGATCGCGAGCAACTAAAAAGGGACTCAACGACCTGCCTCCTGTAAAAATTTGTGCCTGCAATAGAAAACGGGGCAAATTAAAAGACTTCAGGGCGTGACGAAAAAGCTCAGGGTTTATTTTAAAGGCATTTTATGCCTTTTATACCTTTTTCCATCACAAACTGCTTCCAAGCCTTGGATTGTTCACCATGGGCCATAGTTGAGATGATCTTCAAAGCACCTTTCGATGCTTCGTCATGAAGACCCGCTACTTTGATTTCATAAATTCGCTGCGCCAGCTGGGCCACATCAATAGTTTTATCTTTGCGAAGAGACTTTTCCATCTTATTGATCTCGCACAAAAACTTCATATCAACTTGGATAACTGCATTGTCAGACGACAATGCAGTGTTGAAGAACAAGCCCATAACAAAAGCGAAGAATATTACCTTCATAACTTACTCCCGCATTTTTGTATCAATTGAATAGTTAATTCGTCAGCTTGTAAAGGAATACAGTCAAGCTCGGTTGCCGCCGGCAAACGCGTACTCACGTTATTCTGAAAACTGACATTCGCCGGGATGGAAATAAAATTCGGCCCGCTCAACTTCATTTGTGCGATACACGATGCGCTCAAACTTAAGTTTCATTCCGCCTTCGTGAGAAACAAAGTTCAGCTCATCGCGGTACTCACGAAACCGAAATTTGCTGGGATTTTCATCAACAAACAAGCCCACGCCGCGGCTAAAAACAGAGGCCCCTTGATCGGAGAGAGCAGACTTTAATTTCTCATTCATTTCATAATAAACTTGCTCTGATGTTGTGCTTTGCTTGGAGAAATCTATTCTCGCACCTGTTGCCTCGTTGGTGCAGCTAAGCTTGTTTACTTGAGCGGTACCCACAGAGGCTACTAGAAATG
This genomic window from Bdellovibrionales bacterium CG10_big_fil_rev_8_21_14_0_10_45_34 contains:
- a CDS encoding ABC transporter ATP-binding protein — its product is MANLFQIQNMSKSYGLKTLFERASFAVNEGEHIGVIGPNGAGKTTLFKILIGQESYDSGQIVKRNGLRFGHLPQTDDWQDSETVESYVNRGSFMPSWSLKSLGRALGLSNDLFESHVTSLSGGYRMRCKLLRVLGAEPDLLLLDEPTNYLDLESLLALENFLQAYSKSFLLISHDREFLRRTTDHIVEVELGDITKYNGSLDDYLEQKELLRGQLEARAQSLDEKRKVILDFAARFGAKASKAKQAQSKLKSLEKMESIELKALPSVAKIQLPAPTATGKQILSIESARLGYGEKTVLQNVNLNLVRGDHLAVVGYNGAGKSTLLKAMANILKPLSGSIEYGHNVTLGYFAQHVAESLDPQQSVMEAMSRLAHPTVKPQEVLNMAGSLLFSGDDVRKKISVLSGGEKSRVALGQILLKKSPFIILDEPTNHLDFQTVEGLTQSLNEYKGTIVFVSHDRGFVQRVATKILEIKDGAATPYHGTYDEYVWSCQKGVLALRGANTEANATGDNSANNSQSAEKWDSSDKKPNHKDTQKKLRLLERRLIQIESETKSNSQEVARLNSDLCDPSLSKERSQELLSELERTTTATAMLEDEWLDVTTQIESLK
- a CDS encoding 4-hydroxybutyrate CoA-transferase, translated to MKLYDNARVFIQGGAATPLRLIDLLCEQLPKHTGIEVVHLHTEGPAKYANPEFRDHIKITNLFVGANLRKKLDYSRIDYLPCFLSEIPRLFRSGKFPIDLALVHVSPPDKNGYCSLGVSVDVVRAASESAKYIIAQINPRMPRVHGDSFIHISKFFEIVEVTEELPDCSPAKASAEEQKIGRNVASLIEDGATLQMGIGAIPNSVLSSLHDRKHLGVHTEMWSDGLLELLKSGVVDNSKKKLHPGKTVSGFVMGSRKLYDFIDDNPSVVQLDIEYVNNPINIARNPKVVAINSAVEVDLTGQVCADSVGRKIISGVGGQMDFMRGAALSTGGKPIIAITSRTRSGSSRIVSTLQPGAGVVTTRSHVHYVVTEYGVADLYGKTLGERAKALIAIAHPEDREQLKRDSTTCLL